One window of Atribacter laminatus genomic DNA carries:
- a CDS encoding ABC transporter substrate-binding protein, with amino-acid sequence MKKWYSVISLMLAALLILGCLTVAFAQDEGKSKTIVFIPKSTDVTYWLFLRKGATDKASELGYTVDYQGVATEADVAGQVNLVNNIVATKPAGILMAATDAKALQPAVENGIKAGIPIIMVDSGIEDKTIPLANITTDNFDGAYQAGLLLAEMIGGKGKVANIGITAGSQTGRERSDGFIEAMKKFPDIQVLPVQWTDAIAATAMNIATDLLNANPDLVGFYSAAAPMGVGIAQALKAKGLDQKVKLITFDPSPETLPLFEEGTINAIIAQDPYQMGYRGVEMLDKVIKGGKIEEGERDIQIPVAIITPENYDTPESQKLLQTPDKF; translated from the coding sequence ATGAAAAAATGGTATTCTGTTATATCGTTAATGTTAGCTGCTTTACTCATTCTTGGTTGCTTAACCGTTGCTTTTGCTCAAGATGAAGGAAAATCGAAAACAATCGTATTTATCCCCAAATCAACCGATGTAACCTACTGGCTATTTCTCCGTAAAGGCGCAACTGATAAAGCGAGTGAATTAGGATATACAGTAGATTACCAAGGTGTTGCTACCGAAGCCGATGTAGCTGGGCAGGTGAATTTAGTGAATAATATTGTTGCAACCAAACCAGCCGGAATTCTTATGGCAGCGACTGATGCAAAAGCATTACAACCAGCAGTAGAAAATGGTATAAAAGCCGGTATTCCGATCATCATGGTCGATTCTGGCATTGAAGATAAGACAATTCCACTTGCTAATATTACCACTGATAATTTTGACGGAGCTTACCAGGCTGGGCTTTTACTGGCTGAAATGATTGGTGGGAAGGGCAAAGTAGCGAATATTGGGATTACAGCCGGTTCACAAACTGGAAGGGAACGAAGTGACGGTTTTATTGAAGCCATGAAAAAGTTCCCTGATATTCAAGTTCTTCCGGTTCAATGGACAGATGCCATAGCTGCAACTGCCATGAATATAGCCACTGACCTACTCAATGCCAACCCTGATTTAGTAGGATTTTACTCAGCCGCAGCTCCAATGGGAGTAGGAATTGCTCAAGCTCTTAAAGCCAAGGGTTTGGATCAAAAAGTGAAGCTGATTACTTTCGATCCTAGCCCGGAAACCTTGCCGTTATTTGAAGAAGGAACCATCAATGCAATTATCGCTCAAGATCCTTACCAAATGGGATATCGTGGCGTCGAAATGCTGGATAAAGTTATCAAAGGCGGTAAAATTGAAGAGGGTGAAAGGGATATTCAAATTCCAGTTGCGATCATAACACCTGAAAATTACGACACACCCGAGAGCCAGAAACTTTTACAAACACCAGATAAATTTTAA
- a CDS encoding thermonuclease family protein: MAKKAIFIILTIFFVCGLAEFVRAQENIIPVTIIRVSQPNIVTAEYCCGREKIKVRIKLAGVKPPIAYAGIADLLKEKLRKFIHMPGVSFDFALGHNSEEKVWVGYLSYLCHCESEDDEIAIINAELIAEGLAEVDEDTAGRNMINYLLGEQDKACSEKKGLWLIKEDITASTSSGKSDCPSCER, translated from the coding sequence ATGGCTAAAAAAGCTATCTTTATTATTTTAACAATATTTTTTGTTTGTGGTTTAGCAGAATTTGTAAGAGCTCAGGAGAATATTATTCCAGTAACTATTATTCGAGTTTCTCAACCAAATATAGTAACCGCTGAATATTGCTGTGGCAGGGAAAAAATTAAGGTTCGAATTAAATTGGCTGGAGTGAAGCCACCTATAGCTTATGCTGGAATAGCCGACCTTTTAAAAGAAAAACTTCGAAAGTTTATTCACATGCCAGGTGTGAGTTTCGACTTTGCTTTGGGTCATAATAGTGAAGAAAAAGTATGGGTTGGCTATCTATCCTACCTCTGTCACTGTGAGAGCGAGGATGATGAAATTGCCATAATTAATGCAGAACTTATAGCAGAAGGGTTAGCGGAAGTAGATGAAGATACTGCCGGAAGAAACATGATTAATTATCTACTCGGTGAACAAGATAAAGCATGTTCAGAAAAAAAGGGTTTATGGCTTATCAAAGAAGACATAACAGCCTCAACAAGCAGCGGAAAAAGTGATTGTCCATCCTGCGAGAGATGA
- a CDS encoding thioredoxin domain-containing protein — MKKIFLSVLYVLALTLVFSSSLLAYDIQFIGNGVLPTPEDEANIKAYIDLGQTQAGAEDWEKWQPESSTVIILPSNEDIQNHQDILRKMEENGKLVAVSDLLDGSQYPVFPPYSVFTENYHSVVFLNFVGDGSIFLDEESIQAIQKLAPEKIFVIGTEKNSPIIQEKLAIFESIPVEVIEREKLTANYSQVANIPENPVILFFYSSRCPSCRKLKNETTPPIFEKYQDQIKVVYLDYIFSENYEKLVFLEEQWQVENTTSVELFSEAGYVTAEENENVNSKIEELIQKTISLSETDKKIVTSDTGAIEDIVFQRFKGFTPWVVAGAGVLDGLNPCAFATIIFMVNLLMVLGHDRRRILEIGVTYSITVFITYLLLGLGLFHVWQTLAAYHVFSRVVYGIMASVLLVFAILSIKDAIQYKKDKKETEFSLGLPKGFRVKINQYLKKSFSEKKLIFAAILSGFVISLLEAGCTGQIYLPTIMYIARQSTSMRAFLYLILYNAFFIIPLLVVFFGVYYGSQSKALTNFGRKNILFSKLALGSLFIVLSILLWQSALS; from the coding sequence TTGAAAAAAATATTTCTATCCGTTTTATACGTTCTTGCTTTAACTTTGGTTTTTTCTTCTTCGCTACTGGCTTATGATATTCAGTTTATTGGAAATGGAGTACTCCCAACCCCTGAAGATGAAGCGAATATTAAAGCCTACATAGATCTCGGCCAAACTCAGGCTGGTGCGGAAGATTGGGAAAAATGGCAACCAGAGTCATCAACAGTTATTATCCTTCCATCCAACGAGGATATTCAAAACCATCAGGATATTCTCAGAAAAATGGAAGAAAATGGAAAATTGGTGGCAGTTTCCGACCTTCTGGATGGCTCTCAATATCCAGTTTTCCCGCCTTATTCAGTTTTCACTGAAAACTATCATTCAGTGGTTTTTCTCAATTTTGTTGGAGATGGAAGCATTTTCCTTGACGAAGAGTCTATTCAAGCTATTCAAAAGTTAGCTCCAGAAAAAATCTTTGTGATTGGAACTGAAAAAAATTCACCCATCATTCAAGAAAAGCTGGCAATTTTTGAATCGATTCCAGTAGAGGTTATAGAAAGAGAAAAATTAACAGCAAATTATTCACAAGTTGCGAATATTCCAGAAAATCCAGTTATTCTTTTCTTTTATTCATCAAGATGTCCTTCCTGTCGAAAACTCAAAAATGAAACAACACCGCCGATTTTTGAAAAATATCAAGATCAAATCAAAGTTGTCTATCTCGATTATATTTTTTCTGAAAACTATGAAAAGCTGGTTTTTTTGGAAGAGCAATGGCAAGTAGAAAACACAACTTCTGTTGAGTTGTTCTCCGAAGCCGGATATGTCACCGCGGAAGAGAATGAAAATGTGAACTCAAAAATTGAAGAGCTCATACAAAAAACTATTTCACTTTCTGAAACCGATAAAAAAATAGTAACCAGTGATACTGGTGCTATCGAAGATATCGTATTTCAACGCTTTAAGGGTTTTACACCTTGGGTAGTAGCTGGCGCAGGGGTTTTGGACGGTCTTAACCCCTGCGCTTTTGCAACTATCATTTTTATGGTTAACCTCCTCATGGTGCTTGGCCATGACCGGAGGAGAATTCTCGAAATTGGAGTAACTTATAGTATAACCGTCTTTATTACTTATCTTCTTTTGGGATTAGGTCTGTTTCACGTCTGGCAGACTTTAGCCGCTTACCACGTTTTTTCTCGAGTTGTCTATGGAATTATGGCTTCAGTTCTTTTAGTTTTCGCCATTCTTAGTATAAAAGATGCTATTCAATACAAAAAAGATAAGAAAGAAACTGAGTTCTCCTTAGGTTTACCCAAGGGATTTCGAGTAAAAATAAATCAATACCTCAAAAAAAGCTTTTCCGAAAAAAAATTAATATTTGCCGCCATCCTGAGTGGTTTTGTTATTTCCCTTCTCGAAGCCGGGTGCACTGGGCAAATTTATCTACCCACTATAATGTATATTGCCCGACAAAGCACATCAATGCGGGCTTTTCTGTATCTTATCCTTTACAATGCCTTTTTTATCATTCCGCTTTTAGTGGTCTTTTTTGGAGTCTACTACGGAAGTCAATCTAAAGCTTTGACTAATTTTGGAAGGAAAAATATTCTTTTTTCAAAATTAGCTTTGGGATCATTATTTATTGTTTTAAGTATTTTGCTCTGGCAAAGTGCTTTGTCCTGA
- a CDS encoding GtrA family protein, translated as MNNFFLTKNFFQFIKFSLVGVLNTAVDFGIFTLLNYLFGEQYYRISQIISYSCAVFNSYYLNKSWTFQAGHRFNLIEMIKFLTINLISLGVSLFFLTLFHEKYQIEVLWSKVGATFFSVLINFIGNKFWVFKMLKS; from the coding sequence ATGAATAATTTTTTTCTCACCAAAAACTTTTTCCAATTTATAAAGTTCAGCCTGGTTGGAGTTCTTAATACTGCAGTTGATTTTGGTATTTTTACTCTTCTCAATTATCTTTTCGGAGAGCAATATTATCGAATATCACAAATAATTTCCTATTCTTGTGCAGTTTTTAACAGTTATTATCTTAATAAGTCCTGGACTTTCCAGGCTGGCCACCGTTTTAATCTAATCGAAATGATAAAATTTCTAACTATTAACCTCATTTCCCTGGGAGTATCACTCTTCTTCTTAACTCTCTTTCATGAAAAATATCAAATAGAAGTACTTTGGAGCAAGGTTGGAGCAACCTTTTTTTCGGTTTTGATCAATTTTATCGGCAATAAGTTTTGGGTTTTTAAAATGTTAAAATCTTAG
- a CDS encoding glycosyltransferase family 2 protein: MKTIQYSVVVPAFNEEPVISETHNRLKKVMDEIGEPYELIFINDGSSDRTGEILDDIHRNDPNLKVIHFSRNFGHEAATTAGLDHASGQGIVIIDADLQDPPELIPAMIEKWKQGFEVVYGKRKQRKGESAFKKTTSALFYRFLQRMTEINMPADVGDFRLIDRKVADALKNIREKNRYMRGIISWVGFRQTAIEFVREERWAGETKYNVKKLLRLAWDAITAFSYKPLKIATYLGFTLSGISFIYLLIVIFEKVFTQKTVPGWASLMAISLFFNGVVLIMLGLLGEYIGRIYDETKNRPLYVIHKAQGFDEKSSKNE; encoded by the coding sequence ATGAAGACTATTCAATATTCAGTGGTTGTACCAGCTTTTAATGAGGAACCGGTAATTTCGGAAACCCACAATCGTTTAAAAAAAGTAATGGATGAAATTGGAGAGCCTTATGAGCTTATTTTTATTAACGATGGGAGTTCTGACCGAACTGGTGAAATTCTTGATGATATTCACCGCAACGATCCCAATCTTAAAGTAATTCACTTTTCCAGAAATTTTGGTCATGAAGCCGCAACAACTGCCGGATTAGACCATGCTTCTGGGCAGGGCATAGTCATCATCGATGCCGATCTGCAAGATCCGCCGGAATTGATACCAGCCATGATTGAAAAATGGAAGCAGGGTTTTGAAGTTGTTTATGGAAAAAGGAAACAACGAAAGGGCGAATCGGCCTTCAAAAAAACGACCTCTGCTCTTTTTTACCGTTTTCTGCAACGCATGACCGAAATCAATATGCCTGCTGATGTGGGTGATTTTCGGCTCATCGATCGGAAGGTTGCCGATGCTTTAAAAAATATCCGAGAAAAAAATCGTTATATGAGAGGTATTATAAGTTGGGTGGGGTTTCGACAAACTGCTATTGAATTTGTTCGAGAAGAGCGTTGGGCTGGGGAAACCAAATATAACGTTAAAAAACTCCTTCGTTTAGCATGGGATGCCATTACTGCTTTTTCTTACAAACCTTTAAAAATTGCTACCTATTTAGGATTTACCCTCTCAGGAATTAGCTTCATTTACCTCTTGATAGTCATTTTTGAAAAGGTATTTACCCAAAAAACCGTACCTGGCTGGGCCTCTCTGATGGCTATTAGTCTCTTTTTTAATGGAGTAGTACTCATTATGCTTGGGCTATTGGGAGAATACATTGGAAGAATCTATGATGAAACCAAGAACCGCCCTTTGTATGTCATTCATAAAGCTCAAGGTTTTGACGAAAAATCCTCTAAAAATGAATAA
- a CDS encoding phospholipid carrier-dependent glycosyltransferase — protein MESRNSYKLFTILMIIITIGYSVVALYQLGSRVAPETFWRPLLAGETVTFDFGEIKKFHSIRYFGGIGDGQYLFELSTDNQSWQEKLKLNFHGVFDIYVWKDALLDGEGRFVRISVLQPGGRMYEIGFLGLDGKEIIPVQNVIQNTTPAILESSVHRIADESHTIPELPSFLNGMYFDEIYFARTAYEHLHRMEPYDSVQPFFAKILLSIGIAIFGMNPFGWRIVGTLFGIAMIPLIYYFGLQLFKKPSYAFIGAFLLTFDFMHFSHSRIATIEVYMVFFILCSYFCMLLFYQRSFYEYPLKKLLIPLFLSGLFYGCASASKLNGIYSGGGLAFIFFTTILRNYRVHLKIKREQQNYNNQDSTPSSSNSIMVFPLYTKRIILWCLLFFIAIPLTVYALSFIPLLLVPNRGHSFHDLVQYQINMYNYHRNLKATHGYSSPWWQWPLLIRPIWMYQGQGLPEGKIASISSMGNPAIWWPGTLALIACFIVWLKRRDTTLFFILAGFFSQYLPWAIIPRLTFIYHYFASVPFVIFSIVYLIREFLEKYHGSKYFVLIYLIIVVVLFVMFYPVISGTIVDRSYAARFLRWVPSWIFYI, from the coding sequence ATGGAATCTCGGAATTCATATAAATTATTCACTATTCTAATGATCATCATAACTATTGGGTATTCAGTAGTTGCTCTTTATCAATTAGGTTCTCGGGTTGCTCCCGAAACTTTTTGGCGTCCTTTGCTTGCTGGTGAAACGGTAACATTCGATTTTGGAGAAATAAAAAAATTTCATTCAATTCGTTATTTTGGAGGCATTGGTGATGGTCAATATCTCTTTGAACTATCCACCGATAACCAATCCTGGCAAGAAAAGCTCAAACTGAATTTTCACGGTGTTTTTGACATCTATGTATGGAAAGATGCCCTTCTTGATGGTGAAGGTCGCTTTGTTCGGATATCCGTATTGCAACCAGGAGGAAGAATGTACGAAATTGGTTTCCTTGGCCTTGACGGGAAAGAAATCATTCCAGTCCAGAATGTTATTCAAAATACTACCCCGGCCATTTTAGAAAGCAGTGTACATAGAATTGCTGATGAATCACATACCATACCTGAATTACCAAGCTTCTTAAATGGTATGTATTTCGATGAAATCTATTTTGCTCGCACTGCCTATGAGCACCTCCATCGTATGGAACCTTATGATTCGGTTCAGCCTTTTTTCGCAAAAATTCTTCTATCTATTGGAATAGCAATTTTTGGGATGAATCCTTTTGGATGGAGGATAGTCGGAACCCTTTTTGGTATAGCCATGATTCCACTCATTTATTATTTTGGACTACAACTTTTCAAAAAACCCTCTTATGCCTTCATTGGAGCTTTTCTTCTTACTTTTGATTTTATGCATTTTTCTCATTCTCGAATCGCTACCATCGAAGTCTATATGGTATTTTTCATTCTCTGTTCTTATTTTTGCATGCTTCTCTTTTACCAAAGAAGTTTTTATGAATATCCCTTAAAAAAACTCCTCATCCCGCTTTTTTTATCAGGACTTTTTTACGGGTGTGCTTCAGCCAGCAAACTCAATGGTATCTATTCAGGTGGCGGCTTGGCTTTTATTTTTTTTACCACTATTTTGCGTAATTATCGGGTTCATTTAAAAATTAAAAGAGAACAACAAAATTATAATAATCAAGATTCTACTCCGAGCTCTTCGAATTCTATTATGGTTTTCCCCCTTTATACCAAAAGAATTATTCTTTGGTGTTTGTTATTTTTTATTGCAATCCCTCTAACCGTTTATGCTCTCTCATTTATACCCCTTCTTTTGGTTCCCAATCGTGGGCATAGTTTTCATGACCTGGTTCAATACCAAATTAATATGTATAATTACCATCGAAATCTAAAAGCAACCCATGGTTATTCTTCACCATGGTGGCAATGGCCTTTGCTTATTCGCCCTATATGGATGTATCAAGGCCAGGGTCTTCCTGAAGGAAAAATTGCCAGTATCTCGTCAATGGGAAATCCGGCTATCTGGTGGCCGGGAACTCTTGCCCTGATTGCCTGCTTTATTGTTTGGCTAAAAAGAAGAGACACTACTCTCTTTTTTATTCTTGCCGGTTTCTTTTCCCAATATCTTCCCTGGGCAATTATTCCTCGTCTAACATTCATTTATCATTATTTCGCTAGCGTTCCTTTTGTTATTTTTTCAATTGTTTATCTTATTCGAGAATTTTTAGAAAAATATCATGGCTCTAAGTATTTCGTCCTCATCTACCTAATCATAGTTGTGGTCCTTTTTGTGATGTTTTATCCAGTAATTTCCGGCACGATAGTAGATCGATCCTATGCCGCAAGATTTTTACGCTGGGTGCCAAGTTGGATCTTTTATATATAA